The proteins below come from a single Macrobrachium rosenbergii isolate ZJJX-2024 chromosome 50, ASM4041242v1, whole genome shotgun sequence genomic window:
- the LOC136832886 gene encoding uncharacterized protein translates to MMKTIALILCCTLVVRAFPQGYDYSAPGGSAVKGYAEPPETPGHADEAFQFAYAVASPEHGTYHGHQSTRDQEGQTSGSYYELAPDGNWRQTIYADKGLGFQAISNQRPAGSPPPQVSAVNYQIFVHPGATAVSASGGGPIDGGNFNFPTLDSAISDIAAPLSSVNAADFGAAPAQINVGQQFLPAASENTGFAGDSFNAGLQFPGGALNGAQTSALGPVNFDIRGAQQGPTSGQALSKRNVSSSVPRNLNLALRALANRNQAGR, encoded by the exons ATGATGAAGACCATCGCACTT ATATTGTGCTGTACTCTCGTGGTAAGGGCGTTTCCACAAGGCTACGATTACTCTGCCCCTGGGGGATCTGCTGTTAAGGGATATGCTGAACCCCCAGAGACTCCTGGCCATGCTGATGAGGCTTTCCAATTTGCTTATGCTGTTGCTTCGCCAGAACACGGAACCTACCATGGTCATCAATCTACGCGTGATCAAGAGGGGCAGACTTCCGGATCCTATTACGAATTAGCACCTGATGGTAACTGGCGACAGACTATTTATGCAGACAAGGGCCTTGGTTTCCAAGCAATCTCAAATCAACGTCCAGCTGGGTCACCACCACCACAGGTTTCTGCTGTTAATTACCAGATATTCGTCCACCCTGGAGCCACAGCAGTCTCAGCATCTGGTGGTGGCCCTATTGACGGGGGAAACTTCAACTTCCCCACATTGGATAGTGCTATAAGTGACATAGCAGCCCCTCTTTCATCGGTGAATGCAGCAGACTTTGGAGCAGCACCTGCCCAAATAAATGTTGGCCAACAGTTTCTTCCGGCAGCTTCAGAAAATACTGGATTTGCCGGTGACTCATTCAATGCTGGTCTACAGTTTCCAGGTGGTGCTCTAAATGGTGCTCAAACATCCGCCCTTGGCCCTGTGAATTTTGACATTAGAGGAGCACAACAAGGACCTACTAGTGGTCAAGCTCTATCAAAAAGGAATGTTTCATCTTCAGTCCCTAGAAATCTAAATCTTGCTTTAAGAGCATTAGCTAACAGAAATCAAGCTGGAAGATAA